The sequence below is a genomic window from Plasmodium coatneyi strain Hackeri chromosome 13, complete sequence.
AAGTTCATCGTAAGCAATGGTGGGATCAACACAAAAAAGAGTTTTGGAAAACAATGATGTCctcagttaaaaaaaaattaggatgGCATTCTACATGGACTTGTAATGAAAATGTTCAGCTAAATGTAGAACCGCAGATATATAGATGGATTAGAGAATGGGGAAGGGATTATATGTCAGAATTATCCATTGAAGTGAGAAAACTGAGAGAGAAATGTGATAGGAGATTCTACTATGTTGCTAAAAACGTATGTATGGTATTTCCATGTAACAATGCATGTACATCATATGAAGAATGGataacgagaaaaaaaaaacaatgggATATTCTGTCAAATAAATTCTCAATTGTAAAGGAGGCACAAAACATCGAGACAGCAGGTATCGTAACTGCATATGATATACTAAAGCAGGAGTTAAATCAATTTAACGTGGTCGCTTTTGAGAATGAAATTAACAATCGTGATGAGGCATATATTGATTTATGTATTTGTGGCGATAGGAAGGTTAAAACAAATACCCAGGAAATCGTCAAGAATGTAGAGAGTGCTCCTAACTTGGGGGCACAAAATTTGAAGTCCACCATTCAATCTATAAGTAGTAGTAAGGAGGATACGGTTCAGAAGGATTCTGCACatgaaaatgtaaacaatGACGCAGATAGTTCTACCATAAGTGCAGCTACTCCAGGTGGTACTGATCCAGGAGATGGTAATGGAATGGGTGATGTTCCTAGTAAGGGTGGTGTTACTACTGATGAAATTCCCACTGTTGAAAGTGTTCCTGCTCCTGCTGAAAGAACTGATGTTCCTGATGCCAGCCTCAGTACTGGTGATGGACAGAATAATGTTCATAATGTTACGGGTGCCGCTTCTGCTGGTGAAGTTGGTAATGTTGACGAGAGTGGTGTTCCAGGTGCAGGCATTCCAGGTGTTGGTGTCCCAGGTGCTATTAGTCCTGCTGAAGCTGCTAATCCAGGTGTATCTGGTGAGGATCCCATTAGTACTTCCACTGCTGCTGGTGTAGGTGTTTCTCCTCATGTTGGTGATGTTCCTGGACCTGACACTAACCATAGTGAAGGTCCTACTTCGTTAAGTGGAACTGAGAATTTAGAATCGAACGAAAGTGTACATGAAACTACTGATCATACAACTCACAGTTTAGAAAATACGAATGGAGGAAGTGAAAAGGGTTTTCAAAAGCATGATTTCAGAAATAATGATGTGCCAAATGATGAATCAAGTTCTGATGAAactgcacatgtatatggACATCAAAGGAATAGCATCAGGGAAGATGAaacagaaggggaagaccATATGAATAATGgtaattttatgaaaaatcTAAAGAGGAACCAATTTTATAGCCTAAATAATTGGATCCATGATAAATTAGATATAAAGCAATACGAAAACAGAGATGTCAATGcaacaagggaaaaaattatccttATGTCTGAAGTAAGCAAGTGCAATAATAGTGTTTCCTTAAAGTACTGTAACTCTATAGAAGACAGAATGTCATCGAGCACTTGTTCTAAAGacgaaagaacaaatttatGTTGTTCAATATCGGATTTTTGTTTGAACTATTTTGAGGTTTATTCTTATGATTACCATAATTGCATGAAAAACGAATTTGAAGATCCATCATATAAGTGCTTTACAAAAGGGAGCTTTACAAGTATGCAGAAAAATATGATCAATAGATAAAGATGCtatgtaaattaaaaaaaaattcattttaagAATGCtataaaaacttttttaaccAATATTCTTTTTGCAGGCGTGGCTTATTTTGCCGCCGGGGGAGCGTTTCTGATACTACTGCTGTTAATGGCTGCACGGAATATGAACAATAATGGGtaaccaaaaaataaaataaaaattagaaTAAAAGACAGAATAACAACtataagagaaaataaaataagaaatgCTTTTAGTGCACAATTAATTCTATGAATTCCATGTGTGAAGTTTTGAAGAGAGTGAAAATGTGCAATCATTAcacgcatgtatatatacgtatatgtacctatatataataaatgtgcacttCCTTGTTCGTACAGTCCTGAAGAAGAAGCTACCTTTAATGATTTCGAAGAATACTGTGATAATATTCACAGAATCCCCCTGATGCCTAACGGTAATTcaaattccaaaaaaaaaaaattccacataaaaaggaatatcaCATCATTCtgctttattctttttatttcttttttagatATTGAACATATCCAAACGTCAACCCCCATGGATTATTCatgataataattttataaataaaggCAATTCTGATTGTAGTGCTGATGCAACACAGATATTTTGCTTGATGTaataaatgagaaaatatATCAAGCTTTATGCATGAATAATTTGCAAGCACCATGACAATTATTTACAATGTGTGTCtttgtttaaatatttaaattagaatttattttttgtatttgtaaCAAGTAAATACAAGtgtatttccttttattgGCTTGTAGGATGTAGTCCTTTTGCCAATAGAGCAAAAATTCGTTTAAGCGAAATGTAcaatttccttattttttctttcaccttatttttttttttatatgaaccaaaaaaaaaaaacgattttAATAATTTGAATAATACATActgaaggataaaaaaaaaaaagaaaaaaaaaagagaaataggaaaaaaaaaaataataataaataaaggtgaatgaatcagtggcGGGGTTTcggatttcacacttatgggtgtgtgtaggatttcgcatttagggtgtgtaggatttcgcattttagggtgtgtaggTTTTCGCATTTTATGGTGTATGTAGTATTtagcattttagggttcatgttttagtgtgtgtatgtgtaggatttcgcacttaaGCTTAAGGTTTTAGgttataagaacaacaatatagTCTGCTGTTTATC
It includes:
- a CDS encoding receptor gamma form; amino-acid sequence: MEGKKKKRFLFFLPVLLLSHKVNNVLLERMNGTLLLESENEYVQGENDRILATGHHYMEDDHIEQWLQGTDGSRIGRVQQNVKYEYGVTEVKIKDAQMNGKRTNRILKESTDDAQNFMDNNNIGEEANGEHKTDSKTDNGRNVNNLVMLDYGMSGSGHPSETLDNVPGLVTEHEGKSLRNSSEGGGHPYDMGQTKTMSSGVMNDAFLQKNVMRKCNDKRRRGVRDWDCPPKRDVCIPDRRYQLCMMEITNLIDNTNTHFHNDITFRKLYLEKKIIYDVGAEGDLLLKKNNNVSNQDLCNDVRWSLEDFGDIIMGTDMESIGFSRVVEKNLSSIFGTDADAKVHRKQWWDQHKKEFWKTMMSSVKKKLGWHSTWTCNENVQLNVEPQIYRWIREWGRDYMSELSIEVRKLREKCDRRFYYVAKNVCMVFPCNNACTSYEEWITRKKKQWDILSNKFSIVKEAQNIETAGIVTAYDILKQELNQFNVVAFENEINNRDEAYIDLCICGDRKVKTNTQEIVKNVESAPNLGAQNLKSTIQSISSSKEDTVQKDSAHENVNNDADSSTISAATPGGTDPGDGNGMGDVPSKGGVTTDEIPTVESVPAPAERTDVPDASLSTGDGQNNVHNVTGAASAGEVGNVDESGVPGAGIPGVGVPGAISPAEAANPGVSGEDPISTSTAAGVGVSPHVGDVPGPDTNHSEGPTSLSGTENLESNESVHETTDHTTHSLENTNGGSEKGFQKHDFRNNDVPNDESSSDETAHVYGHQRNSIREDETEGEDHMNNGNFMKNLKRNQFYSLNNWIHDKLDIKQYENRDVNATREKIILMSEVSKCNNSVSLKYCNSIEDRMSSSTCSKDERTNLCCSISDFCLNYFEVYSYDYHNCMKNEFEDPSYKCFTKGSFTSVAYFAAGGAFLILLLLMAARNMNNNGPEEEATFNDFEEYCDNIHRIPLMPNDIEHIQTSTPMDYS